The following DNA comes from Alnus glutinosa chromosome 6, dhAlnGlut1.1, whole genome shotgun sequence.
TAACCAGAGTTGCTAAGACTGCTTGCTCCTTCGCAACGTTCAATTGGATCACCTTAACACGTTGAGCCAGTTGATCTGGGGTGGTGATAGAATTTAAGATTCTACCACACGACTTCCTGCTTAATGCATCTGCTACAACGTTTGCTTTCCCTGGATGGTACATAATACTGCAATCGTAATCCTTGATTAGCTCAAGCCACCTTCGttgcctcatattcaattccTTTTGTGTGAAAATGTACTTGAGACTCTTGTGGTCGGTGTAGATTTCCACTGTCTCTTGAAGTAGgtaatgtctccaaatcttcaatGCATAAACGATGGCTGCAAGTTCCAAATCATGCACAGGATAATTTATCTCGTGGTCCTTCAGATGTCTTGACGTGTAGGTGATCACCTTGCCTTGCTGCATGAGCACACAACCTAGGCCTTGAAAAGATGCATCGCTAAAGATAACAAATTTCTCCGACTCCTTGGGAAGGGTCAGGACAGGTGCAGATACTAACCTTTGCTTCAGCTTTTGAAAGCATTCTTCACATTCATCACTCCAGATGAATCGAGCATTCTTCTTTGTTAAAGCAGTTAAAGGTCTTGAAAGCTTAGAAAAACCTTCaacaaatcttcggtagtatCCCGTAAACCTAGGAAACTCCGTATCTCATTTACATTCGATGGCCGCTCCCAATTTGTCACTGCTTCAATCTTTCTTGGGTCAACTGCAACTCCATCTTTCGAAATTACGTGACCTAAGAATGAGACCTCCTACAGCCAAAACTCACACTTCTTGAGCTTAGCAaaaagcttcttctctctcaagatGCTCAGTACTGTCTTTAGGTGTTCTTCGTGATCTTTGCTATTGGCAGAGTAAACTAAGATATCATCTATGAACACCACCACAAACTGATCAAGGTACATATGAAACACCCGATTCATTAGATCCATGAATACAGAAGGTGCATTAGTCACTCCAAATGGCATGACTAAGAATTCGTAATGTCCATAACGCGTACGTATTGCCATCTTTGGAATGTCtgcttcctttaccttaagctGGTGATACCTCGATCGAAGGTCAATCTTGGAGAATATCACAGCTTCCTTCAATTGGTCAAAGAGATCGTCAATCCTCGGCAAcggatacttgttcttgattgttaCTCGGTTGAGTTCGCGGTAGTCAATGCACATACGCAAAGATCCATCTTTCTTCCTTACAAACAGAATGGGTGCTCCCCATGGTGAGACGCTAGGGCGAATAAAACCCCGGTCTACCAAGTTTTCAAGTTGCTTCTTCAGCTCCTTTAATTCTGATGGCGCCATACGGTATGGTGCTTTatgaatgggttgagttcctGGCATCAGATCGATAGTGAACTCAATCTCTCGATCAGGTGGCAATCTAGTTGTGACTTTGGCGAAAACGTCGGGATAATCGCGCACTACAGGTATATCTTCCAGCTTACGTTCTCCTTCCGACTCCGCCTTAACATAGGCTAAAAATGCTTGCGCACCACAGCTAATGCACCGCCTTACTTGAATTGCAGAAAGAAGAGGTGGAGTGGCTCGTACTCGAGATccacaaaatttgaattcttcttCGTTTGGAGAGTGAAAAATAACTTCTTTCTTCCTATAGTCGATATTGGCATAATGCTTTGACAACCAGTCCATTCCTAAAATTAcatcaaaacctaacatttgAAACACTGCTAGGTTTGCCGGTAGGACTCTATCTCCTATGATGATAGGGCAGTTCTCAATGAATTTCCTACAAGTAACTACATTCCCAGTAGGTGTGGCCACAATTATGTTTTTGTTCAAGGGTCGAGGAGTCATGCTACACAATTTaacgtatgtagatgatatgaagGAATGCGTTGTACCTAAGTCAAAAAGAGTGCTTGCTACTTTACCGAATAGAGGAATGGTACCTGTTACTACATCCGCATCCTCTTCATCACCTTCGactccttcttcttctcctccagGCATAACAGAATATACCCATGCCTGTGCTCCGCTTCCTTGAGATTTTGTTCCTTCTGCAGTATTCATAGGACAGTCCTTCAAGAAATGTCCAGGCTTTCCACATCTAAAGCAAGTGGATGTTCCGTGCCTACAATCTCCTTCGTGGATCCTTGAGCATTTACTACAGATAGTCTTTCGGTCGCTGATCTTTGGCCGGAAGCTCTTACCCATAGTGGGTTTAGAACCACTTCCAATAGCCTGCCTCTTGACTGGGCGAGTCATCTGCTGCTTCGAACGTTTCTTCAATTCATATGCCGCGGCTGATTCTCGTATTCATCTATCAGCTAGAGACGCAACTTCTACCAATCTGGCGTATTCCTTTATTTCCAGACAAATCACTCTCCCTGATACGAGGGTTGAGGCCATTCTCGAATCGTTCCGCTTTCGTTTCTTCGTCAGGGATACGATTGGCTGTGAACTGAGCTAGCTCCATGAATCGGGAGGAATATTGCTCTACAGTCAGGTCACCTTGGACTAGATTTTGGAATTCTATCGCTTGTAGTTGCCTATGAGATCGAGGGAAAAAACGTCGATTGTACTCTTCCATAAACATCTCCCAAGTAATTACTGTTCCTCCTCCAAGTAGCACCTTCCTTGTAGTCCACCATCTCTTAGCTTCACCCGTCAGCTGCAGTACAATGTACTGAACCTTCTGCTCATCTTTACAACCGAGGGTAGTGTACAGTACATCTATATCTGTGAGCCAAGCTTCTGCAACAGTCGACCCTTCCGTTCCTTCAAAAGTTCGAAAGTGATAGCTAGCAAAATCGCGTAATGAACAACCTATGGGTTCGGCTCGTTCATTGGGTCGCGGAATTCGTGATATTGCTTCGGCCAGATGCCTAGTGGTGTCAGCTATAAGTTGTATTAAAGCTGGGTGTATGCCATCATTGAAtggtggcggtggaggtggGGGTGGCAGATCTTCCTCACCATTTTCTTTAGGATGAGGGACACGATTAGAGTCACAGAGGGGACGGCGTCTAGGAGGCATGATTCTGTGTTTTAAAGGAACAGTTATTCCACATTTGTAGAatactatcatttttctttaagcGACTATATAATGTTTAAAACCAAACAATAAAGCTAACAACCTAATTATTTAACAATCAGTCACTGATAAAGATTTCATAAACAATTCATGCTATAAACAATtataacactcaaaattactcaaataaacaATGATTATAAGCAATAAAATTCTAAGTGCACATATACGTCTATCTACTGAAGCGagttattttattcttattctaactcatgaaattcaaattaatatctagcatatatatattcaagcaaAAATACTTTTGTGTTCCTATAGCTCTGTGTGCCTAGATCTTATGCTAAGGTCAAATCTAAGGTCCTTAGAGCAAACCGCTCTGGtaccaaactgtaacgccccgcttttacgaaaagcgtaagtgaaaatttttgaattttcacgtgacattactaacttatcagaggtaattattgacAATGGAATAAATGTAATACAGATTTGGGAATAGATCGACACGTCaaagctactactgaaatacctcaaaatatataataagccagtaagtataattatacaaacagtaataacagtcatgcctcacagggcaagatagtcatacaagccaaatatatacatataactgaaGGATCATAAGTAATGTCTTGAGCTAAGTAGGATGAACTACaatagggtagtcccaaaaagaaaggctatCTAGCCTTGCAAAAAGACTGAACCAGGGACCATCTatgagtcgggatagtcctgatattcttcttcctcttcatagcctgaatcattacaagataccatacaaagagaagacaacaacataaacactaaagtgagtccactgtttccaataataatttgagtgctgatttatttaattaatgcaacacaatgcaatggccatataatcacatgtatatgcaaaatataatctatgatcgcgaatcatagacataaaatgaacataaacgtaatcataaagcaatgacagttttaagtgtagagttttagatatttccctttttccactcctctgttggcctaggcacgattagcgttttatttgaagcctgggcttcctcccctttaacttttaattattttctttgggagcctaggctcctggaaacctcggtttccttggtgacctaggtacaccagtttttgtatttattagtctcttttcaggtacctcctcattcactgagaacctaggaactcatgtgaagcctcatgtacccactgtggatctagatccaacagcttgttattagacagattattaaaaataataaaacatgaaaagccacatgcgcaaacaagtaaataaaacagtaaacataatattataggaaaaatcaaccagcttcgtcctcagtaagtatagagatacttactagtttctgctccaaatattttcctttacaactgcataataatcaccatgtgataataatagattaataaagcatttatgaaaacattattattaccatatctcttcctagatatTACAACGGCCACAGATTTACACATGATCtcgtatctatttatttattttagtgcttactTACCAATTCTTATATTAGTGCTACCATAATTATCCATTCTTTAGGGCATCAGTTAACACATAACATACCttaaaaacaagaatacaaatgtcatttaatcaagtacacatatgaattttccttcctttaattcacacatctttataacacacacataaatatttggaaacacattcctttctttaaatacaaattcatctctttcctcttaatatttacactcatatatatctctttctctctctctctctctctctctctctctataaatatatatatatatatatatatatatctacacatTATAAGTTAGTAtatccaaacacacacacacacacacacacacacacacacatatatatatatatatatatattcctacaaagttatacacctatttcttattatatatatatatatatctaaacctcaacacatatactctcacacttagaacacaatttacccattccAAATTACttatctcatgtagtaaacactCACCCACATGTCTATACATATACTCATATGTCCAAAATataagttagccaacttttcatacaacatacatatatgtgtataattaaaagcaagagcaaatcacaatttcaaaataacaataggactacttgttctatgagaagtttaagggagaaaatactcacccaaagttttctaatgacttaaagagtggaggagggttgctgtccaagagaattCCACTTGAAAAGCTTGGCTTCTTAGTCTCAAATCAAAGGTGGTTTCTACTCATATTTcactactgattttgtgggagaatgagggtggtttggagcttaaatttggcttacgaggtgctggaaagtgaggtgaaatgggaggattttcgtgctatttCTACAGCACTAGAACAAGAGAGGGTTTAGGCTAAAATTTGGTTtcctcttcatgaaaatcaactccccatgcatcctatatatagtactcttgaagggctgagatcaaacCGAAAAATCAACACCTCAttggccggatttgagccagccaatacctcaaattcatagctcaaatctcataggtgactattccatatcttagtctatgattacatgatatccaaggaaatctagttgggtttcaaccaaaatggactaactaggctaactaaacaTGGGTATGatcatttggcatcaagtacaacgtgtgggtcccaaattattaggtggaaaaattaattttcgcatttaacggaaactgcactgcactgggtgAAGTCGCTCGATTGATAATAAAgttgctcgatcgacttcgacctataatcgctcgatcgaccaggaagtcgctcgatcgattttaacttcactgatccaactctctacatgcataactatataattttattagactaatAGTAATTCTTAAGCCCTATACTTATGTATGCACATATATCAATGACTTAAGTATGGTGTCTTTTTCGGGCATTACACTCGTAAAACAATGGGTTTCAATTCTTTTTACTAAACCAGGAAGCACCACATTGGGTTGAGTCGACAGAcgaaagtaatttttttatttttcttttcgtttaATAAAACTTGTGAAATGGGCCATGCCCATTCTAGTTTTTAAGAAACAAACCCTACACGTTGCTTCTTGTTTGTATTTCAACGTCACTGTCATCATAGCCGCACACACAAAACACATTATCATAAACACACAATGTCACACAACCATGGCCGTCACCATCGCAGGCAGTCGCCAGAGGCCACCGCAGGCAGTTGCTAGAGGCCACCGCACGCTTTTCTTTCAGAGGTAGTACAACCACTGCCTGCCACAGTTCCTctccttcctcttttttttttttttttttttcaaagcaccGCACCACCATTTTGTTTCACAGTGCAGTGGCAACTTGCTGCGACTTGATGGTGCGCCATCATGACGTTTTGTAGGAGATTTCTGCCACTTTGGGCACACGTGACTGAAATTGTAAGGCACGGTGGTGCTCTTGCCATTGCACGACACTTATATGTGCGTTGGTGTGGTGGAGCACCGCTATAAATGGCAGAAACACAGTAACATATAAAACACGAGAACAATaacaatggctctgataccaatgttagaaataaaattatcatGAACAATGGAATAGAGAAGTACTTTATATGCACTACGATTGAATATTGTTCCACGTGAttcttacaattttaaataaatggtagattttgaaattatataattttgacCCTTTTTAAGtatcaaaacacttgaaaaatatcaaatattaaaaatgtgacatgttatcAAGTCAGTCAGAAAGAATTTTTCTTCTAAACagtatcattttcatttttacatACACGTTTcttctttataaaattaaaagaaagtttTCAACTGAAAAACTTTTTACCACATAAAGAACAATAACCTAATGGAAAcatactcaatttttttaattgtaatatgctacttttttaataagtaacattttttaaatgttttaatgcTTAAAAATAGTCAATCATAATCATCtaatttaagaattttataatttttttagaattgtAACAATCCCACTTGAGGTGAGTGTTCGGACGCTTTAATGGGTCGTCCGAATGGAAacatgggatccgacttttctgagttgaaatctgcacagaatctacCTTGAACACTTGCAACTTGCcataatgaggctctttccGTATTGGAGACAAAAACTCTAATTActgtgaagattctgaaatatacgacATTCCTGTGAAAACAACAATATTATATGATTGTGACTTTGTGAataaaatgcagccaatcaaaaacttaCATGCTTGCATTACATTGGGTTCTTCCTATCATATATCTGTTCATATGCTTTGCATTCTAggaaccatatttgttttaactccaaaaattttcttttattgtattGAGAAAATTTCAACATGTATTTCATGGGGATGATAGAATAAGCACGTTGGCCGACtgtttttttgtcttggtaattcTACTCCTCTCTCCCTGAAGACAAGCTTGATCTTACCacacatgctaggattagattttggtTCTTTTCCATAGagcatgtttttgttctttttattcttttattaaaaaaataaaaatattgggggagaagatgcaaatAACATACTAGAGTAGCAGACATCAAAAACTCTGTTTAATGACAGTCCAAAAGTCAATAAGGGCATAATATAGAGCCATAAAATGACTCATGGACTCACACATTGAGGAATTAAGGATCAATTCGCTAACCTCCACATTTGGTCTAATAAGCACATGTAGTATGAAATACATGCTACGATGAAGTTCTCTTTCCAACAAAAAGTGTATGTCTAAACTCAATACACCGTGCAGATCTTAGTCTAGTCGTAATTCAACCGCCTAACCTGAGTCTTCAATTTGCTCACCATCTCAGGCGCCAAATTAAGGTCTCACATCAAGCTAATCATAGGCTACAAGGATTGTGGGTTATCCATGTACGGTCCAAACAATACCACAGACTCATCTTAGCTCCTACTAAGGTAACATATGTTTGTGTCAACCACCTTTACTTGATAAACAAGTATCAAGGGACACAACATCCCATCTCTGCTCGCTAGTTAAGCGCCAAAGTCAATCACTCATGTGAGTGAGCTGATCTTTGCTTGTCAACATACTTTTCATACCATGGAACCAATCACATGAGAAGTGTGTGTTTTAATCAACATGCCATATGATATACCCAAACCAAAATATAATGAATAACATCATAggcaataataaataaatatcccaaaagaGTACATTAACAGTCAACTGAATAACAAACCATTACATTCTACACAGTCCTAAACTCCTAACATGAGCCTGAAAAACATCTCTAGCTATAGGCTTTGTTAGGGGATCTGCAACCATACGACTCGTAGAAATGTGTTTCAGAACCACCTCCTTTTGCGCAACCATGTCACTAATGTAGTGATACC
Coding sequences within:
- the LOC133871535 gene encoding uncharacterized protein LOC133871535, which encodes MPPRRRPLCDSNRVPHPKENGEEDLPPPPPPPPFNDGIHPALIQLIADTTRHLAEAISRIPRPNERAEPIGCSLRDFASYHFRTFEGTEGSTVAEAWLTDIDVLYTTLGCKDEQKVQYIVLQLTGEAKRWWTTRKVLLGGGTVITWEMFMEEYNRRFFPRSHRQLQAIEFQNLVQGDLTVEQYSSRFMELAQFTANRIPDEETKAERFENGLNPRIRESDLSGNKGIRQIGRSCVSS